Genomic DNA from Gammaproteobacteria bacterium:
CTGCTACTAACGCGAAATTCCCGTCAGCGTTGTTGCGAAACAGCCGGTCGGGACCGTAGTTGGTTACGAACAGATCCAGGTTACCGTCATTGTCGACATCGCCAACCGCTACGCCCATGCCGTAACCGGTATCCGCCACGCCTGCCGTGGCGCTGACATCAGTGAAGCGCAGCGTACCGGTCGGGACAAGTTCATTGCGGAACAGCTGATTCCAAGGGCTGCCGGGCGATGCGACGTCGATGGCGCCCCCCTGGATAAAATAGACGTCCAGGTCACCGTCGTTGTCGTAGTCGATCAGTGCTACACCGGCACCCATGATCCACGGCAAATGGAAATCGTCACCGGACGCACCGCTGACGTGATTGAAAACCAGCCCGGTGGATTTGGCCGCGTCGACAAAAAGCGGTTGCAGCTTGTCGCCGCCGCGTGTGCAGGCGCCAAGCGCGGCAACACACGCAAGGCAAGCGAGCGCTGTCCGGGCGCCATCAACCGTCATCGGTCGCCTGCAATGCCTCAATTTCTTTTTCAATGACATCTTTTATAGCCGTTGAGCCATACCGGGCAGCCACCTGCCGGGCCCGTTGAAGCGTCTCGAGTGCTTTGCCGGGTTGCTTGTCCAGCTGATAAGCGCTGGCCAGTTCGTGCAGGTAAACCGCACTGCGTCGTGTATGGCTGGCAGTGACCGATCGTTCCAGGTGAACAATGCCCTGGCGGAGCTGGCCGTCCGACACCAGCTGGCGGCCCAGCAGGTAATTGCCCAGAGGATGGTTCGCATCCAGTTCCAGCCCGCGACGCAGGAAGGGCACCGAGTCGCCGCCGTTGCCTTGTTCGCCGAGGGCAAAGCCCAGCCGCACCAGTGCCTCAACGTTGGTCGGGTCGGCATCAATGGCCAGGCGGTACGCGGCCACTGCCTCGTCCAGCCGTCTCTGCTGGAACAGCATGGTGGCGTAGTTCATATGGGCATCGAACAGGTTGGAGTCGATCTCGGTTGCCGCGCGGTAGTGCTTTTCGGCCAGCCCGGGTTGCTGCAGCACGCTGTAGATGCCGACCAGGTTGGCGTGCACGGTGCTGTTCGACGGGTTGAGCTCGAGTGCCTTGTTGAACCGGGCTGCAGCCTCGCTGACCTTGCCGGCATCGAACAGGCGTTTGCCTTCGCGAATGTAGCGTTCGTCAGAAATCTTCAGGCTTGAAATCGTGCGTAGCAGGGGATCGGAAATCCCGATGCGCACCGACTTGTAGCGCTGTTGCAGCTGCAGGTGTTGCTCGGCTTTCTCGCTGTCGCCGCGGCTGATATAGGCATTGGCCAGCGCGTAGTGCACCAGGCCGCTGTCGCCACCATCGGCAAGCGTTCGTTCGAACTGCT
This window encodes:
- a CDS encoding tetratricopeptide repeat protein yields the protein MKLKLFPALWLTALLAGCSGTGPALPPIPEINTTGMLPPVQQQIEQAVKEVQDSPRNAAANGRLGVTLLAYEEYDTALGYLQRAATIDRDDYRWQFYFGYALAKVNRHDESLQPLRAAADLEPELSGINIVLAQSLDAVGRADQARKQYERALATDPARGDARYGLGKLLQAAGDTDAAIEQFERTLADGGDSGLVHYALANAYISRGDSEKAEQHLQLQQRYKSVRIGISDPLLRTISSLKISDERYIREGKRLFDAGKVSEAAARFNKALELNPSNSTVHANLVGIYSVLQQPGLAEKHYRAATEIDSNLFDAHMNYATMLFQQRRLDEAVAAYRLAIDADPTNVEALVRLGFALGEQGNGGDSVPFLRRGLELDANHPLGNYLLGRQLVSDGQLRQGIVHLERSVTASHTRRSAVYLHELASAYQLDKQPGKALETLQRARQVAARYGSTAIKDVIEKEIEALQATDDG